The DNA segment TCGCCGGTGTGGTGCTCAACAAGGTCAGCAGCCCCAGGCACCGGGAGCTACTGGCCGAGGTGCTGGAGCGCATGGAAGTGCCGTTGCTGGGCTGCCTGCCGCGCAGCGAAGCCCTGGCCTTGCCGGGTCGTCATCTCGGCTTGGCCCCGGCCCATGAATTGGAAGACCCCGAGCAGCGACGCCAGGCCTGGGCCGCTCTGGCCAGCCAGCACCTGAACCTGGAACGCCTGATCCACCTGCTGCAGGCGCCCCGCCCCGAGCCGCATCCTTTGGCCCACATCCCCGTGGAGCAGGGCCAGCCCCTGCCGGTGGCTCTGGCCAGTGATGCCGCCTTTCACTTCCGCTACCAGGAAACCAGTGAACTGCTGGAGCACATGGGCATGCCTGTGCTGCGCTGGAGCCCCCTGGCCGATGAGGCCATCCCTGCAGACGCCAAGGGCCTGATCCTGCCGGGCGGTTTCCCCGAGCAGCACGCCGCCCAGCTCAGCGGCTGCACGCGAAGCCTGAGCTCGCTCCGTTCGTTCGTGCAGCAGCGACCGCTCTACGCCGAATGCGGCGGGATGCTGGTGCTCGGAAACCAGCTGACCGACCTCGATGGCACCAGCCACCGCATGGCGGGCCTGCTTCCCTTCACAGCCCAGCGTGGCCCGCTGCAGGTGGGCTACCGCCGGCTACAGGCGCGGCGGGACAGCCCAGTGGTGGAGAGCGGTCAGCAGCTGGTGGGCCACGAATTTCACCGCTGGGAACTGCACAGCAACCGGCCGGCCTCCGACAGATCAGTGCTGTGGGACATTGAAGGATGGAAAGTGCGTCGACATTCGGAAGGATGGGTCGATCAGACGGTTCACGCGAGCTGGGTTCACCTGCACTGGGCAAGCTCTACGACGATCTGCTCCCGATGGCGCGCCGCGCTCGAAGCCGGGGAGAAGCGATCTCAAAACGCTTCGTCAGCCGGCAGCAACCGCCGCGAATCCAACCCTTCTCCGAACGCTGGCGCTGGGTGATCGAAGGCCGCGTTCAGCGGGTGGGGTTCCGCGCCAGCTGCAATCGGCGTGCCCTGGATCTCGGCATCAGCGGCTGGGTGCGCAACCTGAGTGATGGCCGCGTGGAAGTGCAGGCCGAAGGGCCACCGCTGGCCTTGTCTGAACTGCGGGCCTGGTGCGAGGTCGGGCCGCCGGGCGCCCGGGTGGTGCGGGTGACCCCCAGCCAGCTCCCGATCACGGGCGACGACTGGTTTGAAGTGCGCTACTGAGACACAGTGCGCGACTGAGACATAGAGGCGAAAAGATTGGGAAGGAGCAGTCCGCGCTCCGCCCATCTCGCTACGGCTGAAGCAGGACCTTCGCGCCTGCCGCATGCTCCGCTTCGGATTTGTCCTGTTGATCACTGCGCTGCCCCTGCTCGGCATGGAGGCCATGAGCACGCGACGGGAGACCACCAAGCAGGTGTTCGATTCCGCGGCACAAGCCCTCAACGCCTGTCAAAGCTGGCGGCTCAGGGAAGGACAG comes from the Synechococcus sp. A15-62 genome and includes:
- a CDS encoding cobyrinate a,c-diamide synthase; this encodes MAAVIAAPASGSGKTLLSLALLSWAQQSGRRIQAFKVGPDYLDAQLLSQASGLPCRNLDLNLCGETWVRQAFHGYGGASELTLVEGVMGLFDGIGSSSTGSTADVARLLDLPVVLVLDAGGQAASLGAIVRGFRDHDPQLCIAGVVLNKVSSPRHRELLAEVLERMEVPLLGCLPRSEALALPGRHLGLAPAHELEDPEQRRQAWAALASQHLNLERLIHLLQAPRPEPHPLAHIPVEQGQPLPVALASDAAFHFRYQETSELLEHMGMPVLRWSPLADEAIPADAKGLILPGGFPEQHAAQLSGCTRSLSSLRSFVQQRPLYAECGGMLVLGNQLTDLDGTSHRMAGLLPFTAQRGPLQVGYRRLQARRDSPVVESGQQLVGHEFHRWELHSNRPASDRSVLWDIEGWKVRRHSEGWVDQTVHASWVHLHWASSTTICSRWRAALEAGEKRSQNASSAGSNRRESNPSPNAGAG
- a CDS encoding acylphosphatase, producing the protein MQPFSERWRWVIEGRVQRVGFRASCNRRALDLGISGWVRNLSDGRVEVQAEGPPLALSELRAWCEVGPPGARVVRVTPSQLPITGDDWFEVRY